The Micromonospora sp. NBC_01740 genome includes a window with the following:
- a CDS encoding branched-chain amino acid ABC transporter substrate-binding protein, translated as MRQKLARVIGGVAMLALVAGGTACSSSDDAASGGDACGNKIAFFGALTGPSAALGINENNGVKLAVDKYNKENADCKVELVPLDSQGSPDQAPQLAQKAIDDTKILGIVGPAYSGESEAAGPLFNEAGLVTITPSATNPTLAKQNWKTFFRAVGNDLSQGPGAGNYIKNVLKADKVYVIDDQSAYGAGLADEVKKLLGPAVVGSDKVQGDGKQVEFSAVVTKVKAANVKAVFYGGYYQEAGLIRKQLTAAGVTAPLIAGDGVNDAAYITSAGAAAAEGTILTCPCQPAAEARGTFIEEYKALNGTDPGTYSDTAYDAANILLAGIKAGKTSREGLLEFVKGYSGEGVAASYKFVEGGELDPAQVKVWAFKVKDGKVVPDQEIPKS; from the coding sequence TTGAGGCAGAAGCTCGCGCGCGTTATCGGTGGGGTCGCCATGCTGGCGCTCGTCGCCGGCGGCACGGCATGCTCCAGTAGCGACGACGCGGCGTCCGGTGGCGACGCCTGCGGCAACAAGATCGCGTTCTTCGGCGCGCTGACCGGCCCGTCGGCGGCGCTCGGCATCAACGAGAACAACGGCGTCAAGCTGGCGGTCGACAAGTACAACAAGGAGAACGCCGACTGCAAGGTCGAGCTGGTTCCCCTGGACTCGCAGGGCAGCCCGGACCAGGCCCCGCAGCTGGCCCAGAAGGCCATCGACGACACCAAGATCCTCGGCATCGTCGGCCCGGCCTACTCGGGTGAGTCGGAGGCCGCCGGTCCGCTCTTCAACGAGGCCGGTCTGGTGACCATCACCCCGTCGGCCACCAACCCGACGCTCGCGAAGCAGAACTGGAAGACCTTCTTCCGCGCGGTCGGCAACGACCTGAGCCAGGGCCCGGGTGCCGGCAACTACATCAAGAACGTGCTGAAGGCCGACAAGGTCTACGTCATCGACGACCAGTCCGCGTACGGCGCCGGCCTGGCCGACGAGGTCAAGAAGCTGCTCGGCCCCGCGGTCGTCGGCTCGGACAAGGTCCAGGGCGACGGCAAGCAGGTCGAGTTCTCGGCCGTGGTCACCAAGGTCAAGGCCGCCAACGTCAAGGCGGTCTTCTACGGCGGCTACTACCAGGAGGCCGGCCTGATCCGCAAGCAGCTCACCGCTGCCGGGGTCACCGCTCCGCTGATCGCCGGCGACGGCGTGAACGACGCCGCGTACATCACCTCCGCGGGTGCGGCGGCGGCCGAGGGCACCATCCTCACCTGCCCGTGCCAGCCGGCCGCTGAGGCGCGTGGCACCTTCATCGAGGAGTACAAGGCGCTCAACGGCACCGACCCGGGCACCTACAGCGACACGGCCTACGACGCGGCGAACATCCTGCTGGCCGGCATCAAGGCGGGCAAGACCAGCCGTGAGGGCCTGCTGGAGTTCGTGAAGGGCTACAGCGGCGAGGGCGTCGCGGCGAGCTACAAGTTCGTCGAGGGCGGCGAGCTCGACCCGGCGCAGGTCAAGGTCTGGGCCTTCAAGGTCAAGGACGGCAAGGTCGTTCCGGACCAGGAGATCCCCAAGTCCTGA
- a CDS encoding ANTAR domain-containing response regulator — translation MAEMQTDVERRRVLIAEDEALIRLDLAEMLVEEGYEVVGEAGDGETAVRLAEELKPDLVILDIKMPIMDGLAAAERIAGARIAPVIILTAFSQRDLVERARAAGAMAYLVKPFQKSDLVPAVEIALSRYSEIAALEAEVAGLTDRLEIRKTVERAKGALMTTYGMTEPQAFKWIQRTAMDHRMTMKEVAERILAETAGGEVAQPAS, via the coding sequence GTGGCCGAGATGCAGACGGACGTCGAGCGCAGGCGCGTTCTGATCGCCGAGGACGAGGCGCTGATCCGGCTGGACCTGGCCGAGATGCTCGTCGAGGAGGGCTACGAGGTCGTCGGGGAGGCCGGTGACGGCGAGACCGCCGTCCGGCTCGCCGAGGAGCTCAAGCCGGATCTGGTCATCCTCGACATCAAGATGCCGATCATGGACGGGCTGGCCGCCGCCGAGCGGATCGCGGGCGCCCGGATCGCCCCGGTGATCATCCTGACCGCGTTCAGCCAGCGTGACCTGGTGGAGCGGGCGCGGGCGGCCGGCGCGATGGCGTACCTCGTGAAGCCCTTCCAGAAGAGCGACCTGGTGCCGGCGGTGGAGATCGCGCTGTCGCGCTACTCGGAGATCGCCGCCCTGGAGGCGGAGGTCGCGGGGCTGACCGACCGGCTGGAGATCCGCAAGACGGTCGAGCGCGCCAAGGGCGCGCTGATGACGACGTACGGGATGACCGAGCCGCAGGCGTTCAAGTGGATCCAGCGCACGGCGATGGACCACCGGATGACCATGAAGGAGGTCGCCGAGCGGATCCTCGCCGAGACCGCCGGCGGCGAGGTCGCCCAGCCCGCGTCCTGA